From one Pirellulales bacterium genomic stretch:
- a CDS encoding NPCBM/NEW2 domain-containing protein, with protein sequence MPTAVPVDGAPFEARLRTVDADWRLTFAGPAATAAPKQMPAADLCWWGRWAEPHGQTQVLLVDGSLIVADIADIDKQRALLDWSSGGSVKLPLEIIAGIVFHPPADPQSGDALLAKLPTAGAGGDRLLLVNGDAISGELLSLTDDVVRIRTAAGELKVRTAKIAALAMNSALAAKPHPTSARAWLGLSDGSRLLVSATTFDDVKAHVSLASAPANAPPLELSADDICALQPLGGRCVYLSDLKPASYQYIPLLDLKWPWHADRNVLGTQLRAGGQLFLKGLGMHSASRLTYVLDKPFREFAAETAIDDQTAGHGSALFRVYTDDGSGHWTLKYDGPIVRGGTASQSIKVDLAGAKRLSLLVDFADQGDIQAHADWLNARLLK encoded by the coding sequence TTGCCCACCGCCGTTCCCGTAGATGGCGCTCCGTTCGAAGCTCGCCTCCGCACGGTCGATGCCGATTGGCGGCTCACTTTCGCCGGCCCCGCCGCCACGGCCGCGCCAAAGCAAATGCCGGCTGCCGATTTGTGCTGGTGGGGACGCTGGGCCGAGCCGCATGGCCAAACGCAAGTCTTGCTGGTCGATGGCTCGCTCATCGTTGCCGACATCGCCGATATCGACAAGCAGCGGGCTCTGTTGGATTGGTCGTCCGGCGGCAGCGTCAAATTGCCGCTGGAAATTATCGCCGGAATCGTGTTTCATCCGCCGGCCGATCCGCAAAGCGGCGATGCACTGCTGGCCAAACTGCCGACCGCCGGCGCCGGGGGCGATCGATTGCTGTTGGTCAACGGCGACGCAATCAGCGGCGAACTTCTTTCGCTGACCGACGACGTGGTTCGCATTCGCACTGCCGCCGGCGAACTCAAAGTGCGCACCGCCAAGATCGCTGCCCTTGCGATGAATTCCGCGCTGGCCGCCAAACCGCATCCGACCAGCGCTCGCGCTTGGCTCGGCTTGTCCGATGGCTCCCGGCTCCTGGTGTCGGCGACGACGTTCGACGACGTCAAAGCCCATGTGTCATTGGCGTCCGCGCCGGCAAACGCTCCACCGCTGGAACTCTCGGCCGACGACATTTGTGCGCTCCAGCCGTTGGGCGGCCGCTGCGTCTATCTCTCGGACCTGAAGCCCGCGAGCTACCAATATATCCCGCTGTTGGATCTGAAATGGCCATGGCATGCCGACCGCAATGTGCTCGGCACGCAGCTTCGCGCCGGCGGGCAGCTTTTTTTGAAGGGCCTGGGGATGCACAGTGCATCGCGGCTGACGTATGTGCTCGACAAGCCATTTCGCGAATTCGCGGCTGAAACGGCGATCGACGACCAAACCGCCGGCCACGGCAGCGCCCTTTTCCGCGTTTACACCGACGACGGCAGCGGCCATTGGACGCTCAAATACGACGGCCCCATCGTCCGCGGCGGCACAGCCTCGCAATCGATCAAGGTCGATCTGGCGGGCGCCAAACGCCTGAGCCTGTTGGTCGATTTCGCCGACCAAGGCGATATCCAAGCCCACGCCGATTGGCTCAACGCGCGGCTGCTGAAATGA
- a CDS encoding flavin reductase family protein, which yields MSPAQLAGVLGRLPSGLFVLAARRGDEEDGMLASWVMQAGFEPPMISIALRKDRRLAEWLAAGTPFVLNVLADDQLSLVRHFSRERPPGKAFSGLPLERTATGLPLLDGVVGFLECEPAGKIDSGDHHVFLARVVAGRLATGARPLVHIRKNGLKY from the coding sequence TTGAGTCCTGCTCAGCTTGCCGGTGTTTTAGGGCGATTGCCCAGCGGATTGTTCGTTTTAGCGGCCCGGCGCGGCGACGAGGAGGATGGCATGCTCGCCAGTTGGGTGATGCAGGCCGGCTTCGAGCCGCCGATGATTTCGATCGCGCTGCGAAAGGATCGCCGGCTCGCCGAGTGGCTGGCCGCAGGGACGCCGTTTGTGTTGAACGTGTTGGCCGACGACCAACTTTCGCTGGTTCGACATTTCAGCCGCGAACGGCCTCCGGGCAAAGCGTTTTCCGGCCTGCCGCTGGAGCGAACCGCCACCGGGCTGCCGCTTCTCGATGGCGTGGTGGGCTTTTTGGAATGCGAACCTGCCGGCAAAATCGACTCGGGCGACCACCACGTCTTCCTCGCCCGCGTGGTCGCGGGGCGGCTCGCAACCGGTGCTCGTCCACTCGTCCACATCCGCAAGAACGGGTTGAAGTATTAG
- the ppk1 gene encoding polyphosphate kinase 1 encodes MFEQTFQAEQFVNREMSWLEFNARVLEEAEDPTNPLLERVKFLSIFSSNLDEFFMVRVAGLREQAFGDGAPQDFAPDGMRPITQLQRIARRTQELVAAQYRCWNDAVLPQLAQAGVTLLKHSELDPVQLETLDRFFRERAFPILTPMAVDPAHPSPRYHNRGLYLAAILERRRGLGPKQLFAVVQVPQVLPRLVALGQGDRQQFILLEEAVSARLPELFGGFDVLSWTTFRITRDSDIELLEQESDDMLRLIEDRLKARQRGEAVRLEIAAGGSDELLELITDEESIRDGVPEGYSEVYRIPGPLDLTALVELTKLPNFDALRDPPFSPQLPRGMRRRGDDLFALIARRDILLHHPYDSFDPVVDFISRAANDPRVLAIKQTLYRTSGDSPVTRALISAAENGKHVTALVELKARFDEANNVSWARQMERAGVHVVFGFLDLKTHCKVSLVVRQEGNLLRRYVHLSTGNYNPSTALLYTDLGLFTADEDIAADASALFNLLTGYSQGHQWRRLFVAPTDLQRRTLQLIEEQTNRAREGRPARIFAKTNAVVDHRIIEALYRASQAGVPIDLVARGICCLRPGLPGISDNIRVRSIVDRFLEHSRVYVFGPDEDCQIYLASADWMPRNFYRRVEVMFPIESPELKERILHEIVPAYLNDNVKARILQADGTYVHLRPPEGGVAYRCQERLLALHPAATPVEARVSGNGSLRPEEMRIGH; translated from the coding sequence ATGTTCGAGCAGACGTTTCAGGCTGAGCAGTTTGTCAATCGCGAGATGAGTTGGCTGGAGTTCAATGCGCGGGTGTTGGAAGAGGCAGAAGACCCGACCAACCCGCTGCTGGAGCGTGTCAAATTCCTCTCGATCTTCAGCTCGAACTTGGACGAGTTTTTCATGGTGCGCGTGGCGGGCTTGCGTGAGCAGGCATTTGGCGACGGCGCTCCACAAGATTTCGCGCCCGACGGAATGCGGCCGATCACGCAACTGCAGCGCATCGCCCGGCGGACGCAAGAACTTGTCGCCGCGCAATATCGCTGCTGGAACGACGCTGTGCTGCCGCAACTGGCGCAAGCCGGCGTTACGCTTTTGAAACACAGCGAACTCGACCCGGTACAACTGGAAACGCTCGATCGGTTTTTCCGCGAACGAGCCTTTCCAATCCTCACGCCGATGGCCGTCGATCCGGCGCATCCCAGTCCGCGCTATCACAACCGCGGGCTCTATCTGGCGGCGATTCTCGAGCGGCGGCGCGGCTTGGGTCCGAAGCAACTGTTTGCGGTCGTGCAGGTGCCGCAGGTGTTGCCGCGGCTCGTGGCGCTGGGTCAAGGCGATCGCCAGCAATTTATCTTGTTAGAGGAGGCCGTCTCGGCTCGATTGCCGGAGTTGTTCGGCGGGTTCGACGTGCTGTCGTGGACAACCTTTCGCATCACGCGCGACAGCGATATCGAACTGTTGGAGCAAGAATCCGACGACATGTTGCGGCTGATCGAAGATCGGCTCAAGGCCCGGCAACGCGGCGAAGCGGTGCGATTGGAAATTGCCGCCGGCGGCAGCGACGAATTGCTCGAATTGATCACCGACGAAGAATCGATTCGCGACGGTGTGCCCGAGGGTTATAGCGAGGTGTACCGGATTCCTGGCCCGCTGGATCTGACGGCACTTGTCGAGCTGACGAAGCTGCCGAATTTCGACGCCCTGCGCGATCCGCCGTTTTCGCCGCAATTGCCGCGCGGGATGCGGCGCCGCGGCGACGATTTGTTTGCATTGATCGCCCGTCGCGACATCCTGCTGCATCATCCGTACGACAGTTTCGATCCGGTGGTCGATTTTATCAGCCGGGCGGCGAACGATCCGCGCGTGCTGGCCATCAAGCAAACGCTTTACCGTACCAGCGGCGATTCGCCGGTCACCCGAGCCCTGATTTCCGCGGCGGAAAACGGCAAGCATGTAACGGCCCTCGTCGAGCTGAAGGCCCGTTTCGACGAAGCGAACAACGTGAGCTGGGCGCGGCAAATGGAACGTGCCGGCGTTCACGTCGTGTTCGGCTTTTTGGATTTGAAAACGCATTGCAAGGTGTCGCTGGTGGTGAGGCAAGAGGGAAACTTGCTGCGCCGCTATGTGCACCTCAGCACGGGCAACTACAACCCCTCGACCGCTCTGCTCTACACCGATCTTGGCCTGTTCACCGCCGACGAAGACATCGCCGCCGACGCCTCGGCCTTGTTCAACTTGCTCACCGGTTATTCGCAAGGCCATCAATGGCGGCGATTGTTCGTGGCCCCCACCGATTTGCAGCGCCGCACGCTGCAATTGATCGAAGAACAAACCAATCGTGCCCGCGAAGGGAGGCCGGCCCGAATTTTCGCCAAGACCAACGCCGTGGTGGACCACCGCATTATCGAAGCGCTTTATCGGGCGAGCCAGGCGGGTGTGCCGATCGATCTCGTAGCTCGCGGCATCTGCTGCTTGCGCCCGGGGCTGCCGGGCATTTCCGACAACATTCGCGTGCGCAGCATTGTCGATCGGTTTTTGGAGCACAGCCGGGTGTATGTCTTCGGCCCCGACGAAGATTGCCAGATCTATCTGGCGAGCGCCGATTGGATGCCGCGAAATTTTTATCGCCGCGTGGAAGTTATGTTTCCGATTGAATCGCCGGAGTTGAAGGAGCGGATTCTGCACGAGATTGTGCCGGCTTATTTGAACGACAACGTGAAAGCGCGAATTCTGCAAGCCGACGGCACCTATGTTCACCTTCGCCCGCCGGAAGGAGGCGTCGCCTACCGCTGCCAGGAACGGCTCTTGGCCCTGCATCCAGCCGCCACGCCGGTCGAAGCCCGCGTCAGCGGAAACGGCTCGCTACGCCCTGAAGAAATGCGCATCGGGCATTGA
- the tsaD gene encoding tRNA (adenosine(37)-N6)-threonylcarbamoyltransferase complex transferase subunit TsaD, with protein MNILTIETTCDETAAAVVTDQLAVLGSSVASQDELHRPFNGVVPEIASRAHVERILPVIDRAMSQAGLKLSQLDAVAVAHTPGLAGSLLVGLSAAKALAVALQIPLVAIDHLQAHVYACRLAAGRDVFPCIGLIVSGGHTSLYRCLGPLDFTLLGGTIDDAAGEAFDKVAALMGLGYPGGPAIEAAARDGNPRAFSFPRPFLSDKTRLEFSFSGLKTAVRYQIQPPGEAPRAEPPAAEELADLAASFQAAVIDCLAGKAMAAIEQSGLRRFCVGGGVAANSALRRRLETDCRRRGVELHIPPLALCTDNAVMGAIAVERLKAGQFAPLDLDAFPAAAR; from the coding sequence ATGAATATCCTCACGATCGAAACCACCTGCGACGAAACCGCCGCGGCCGTCGTCACCGATCAGCTCGCCGTGCTTGGTTCGTCGGTCGCATCGCAGGATGAATTGCACCGGCCGTTCAACGGCGTCGTGCCGGAAATCGCCTCCCGCGCTCACGTCGAGCGAATTCTCCCGGTGATCGATCGCGCGATGTCGCAAGCGGGGCTAAAGCTCTCGCAACTCGACGCGGTCGCTGTCGCTCATACGCCCGGTTTGGCCGGTTCGCTATTGGTCGGTCTCTCGGCCGCGAAGGCGCTCGCGGTCGCGCTGCAGATTCCGCTCGTGGCGATCGACCATCTGCAGGCCCATGTCTATGCCTGCCGGCTCGCTGCCGGCCGCGACGTTTTTCCGTGCATCGGGCTGATCGTCAGTGGCGGCCATACGAGCTTATATCGCTGCCTCGGGCCGCTCGATTTCACGTTGCTGGGGGGCACGATTGACGACGCCGCCGGCGAAGCGTTCGACAAAGTGGCCGCTTTGATGGGCCTTGGCTATCCCGGTGGCCCGGCAATCGAAGCCGCGGCACGCGACGGCAACCCGCGGGCTTTTTCTTTTCCCAGGCCGTTTCTTTCCGACAAGACTCGGCTCGAGTTCAGCTTTAGCGGATTGAAAACGGCCGTGCGCTATCAAATTCAGCCCCCCGGCGAGGCCCCGCGAGCCGAACCACCGGCGGCCGAGGAGCTGGCCGATCTGGCCGCCAGTTTTCAGGCGGCCGTGATCGATTGCCTCGCGGGAAAGGCGATGGCCGCGATCGAGCAGAGTGGATTGCGGCGGTTTTGCGTGGGCGGGGGCGTAGCGGCCAATTCGGCTCTGCGCCGCCGCTTGGAGACAGATTGCCGGCGCCGCGGCGTCGAATTGCACATTCCGCCGCTGGCCCTATGCACCGACAATGCCGTAATGGGCGCCATTGCAGTCGAACGCCTCAAGGCCGGCCAATTCGCCCCCCTCGATCTCGACGCCTTCCCCGCAGCGGCACGCTAG
- a CDS encoding aquaporin: MKIHAAEAIGTFALVFAGTGAVVVDERTGGQVTHVGVALTFGLVVMAMIYAVGDISGAHLNPAVTLGFWFARRLPGRAVAAYILSQVSGALVASASLRAMFGAGDLGATLPAGSVWQSFFLELLLTALLMFVILRVSSGPKEKGLLAGVAVGGVIAFEALFGGPISGASMNPARSLAPAIVGGSIKDLWVYLTAPPLGALLAVVAFYCVGSADERNAAGSDFAKSSVRSANQGGSMQRVVFVCIENSNRSQMAEAFARMLGGVEAFSAGSRPSGQVSPKAIAAMNELGYDLSTHHSKSLADLPDLPFDVAVTMGCGDACPNLKAMRREDWKIPNPNELSPEQFRTIRDLIAGKVNKLIFDLRKSDCGHSQCPSIPANEMA, from the coding sequence ATGAAAATCCACGCAGCGGAGGCAATCGGCACATTCGCGCTTGTTTTCGCCGGCACGGGCGCGGTTGTCGTCGACGAACGGACGGGCGGGCAGGTGACTCATGTCGGCGTCGCCTTGACGTTTGGCCTGGTGGTGATGGCGATGATTTACGCCGTCGGCGACATTTCCGGCGCCCATCTCAACCCGGCCGTGACTCTCGGATTCTGGTTCGCTCGGCGGCTACCGGGCCGGGCGGTTGCTGCTTATATTCTCAGCCAAGTGAGCGGCGCATTGGTCGCGAGCGCGTCGTTGCGGGCGATGTTCGGTGCGGGAGACCTCGGCGCGACACTTCCCGCCGGGTCGGTGTGGCAAAGTTTTTTTCTGGAATTGCTGCTGACGGCTCTGTTGATGTTCGTGATTCTTCGCGTCTCTTCGGGCCCGAAGGAAAAGGGATTGCTGGCGGGCGTTGCGGTCGGCGGCGTCATCGCATTTGAGGCTCTCTTCGGTGGACCGATTTCCGGGGCATCGATGAACCCGGCCCGTTCGCTCGCGCCGGCGATCGTGGGTGGTTCTATCAAGGATTTGTGGGTGTATCTCACCGCGCCGCCGCTTGGCGCGCTGCTCGCCGTCGTGGCATTTTACTGCGTAGGGAGCGCCGACGAACGCAATGCGGCCGGCTCCGACTTTGCAAAATCTTCCGTCAGATCCGCCAATCAGGGTGGCTCAATGCAACGCGTCGTGTTTGTCTGCATCGAAAATTCCAATCGTAGCCAAATGGCCGAAGCCTTCGCACGAATGCTCGGCGGCGTGGAGGCATTTAGCGCGGGATCGCGGCCGTCGGGCCAGGTTAGTCCGAAGGCCATCGCCGCGATGAACGAGCTTGGCTACGACCTTTCGACGCACCACTCCAAATCGCTTGCCGATCTGCCAGATCTGCCGTTTGATGTCGCCGTCACGATGGGTTGCGGCGACGCTTGTCCGAATTTGAAAGCGATGCGGCGCGAGGACTGGAAGATCCCCAATCCCAATGAGCTGTCGCCCGAGCAATTTCGCACGATCCGCGATTTAATCGCCGGTAAGGTCAATAAGCTGATTTTCGATCTGCGAAAATCGGATTGCGGGCATTCGCAATGCCCGAGTATACCGGCTAACGAAATGGCATAA
- a CDS encoding PEP-CTERM sorting domain-containing protein, with amino-acid sequence MKLHHAIAVAAGLLAFAFVADRASASTIVADWTLSNDATGYSGGSTASGMPLDSVGGHNFETPYSGANPAPGGPLGGPSSTSSDWSATGGFYGTQSGATTLPNDNFSVEVHAALTSYAQGILFSSDGGRGGDLQIGEDASGDWVAYFSYDGNNFTSGTSGGYSGVLIGSAPVALDTDYDLKVDDIGGVFSFFVNGVEAGTGVTPTGTFGGFNAIHLAVAPGGGGPNYDGLASDLTITSGVTAVPEPASLALFGLGAIGLLAVVRRRRGVSSHA; translated from the coding sequence ATGAAACTGCATCATGCAATTGCGGTGGCGGCTGGTTTGCTGGCCTTCGCATTCGTGGCCGACCGTGCTTCGGCAAGCACGATCGTGGCCGATTGGACGCTCTCGAACGACGCCACCGGATATTCTGGCGGCTCGACCGCCTCGGGCATGCCGCTCGATAGCGTCGGCGGCCATAATTTCGAGACCCCATACAGCGGCGCCAATCCGGCCCCGGGAGGTCCCCTTGGCGGCCCGAGCTCGACCAGCTCGGATTGGAGCGCTACCGGCGGATTTTATGGCACGCAGTCGGGCGCCACGACGCTGCCCAACGACAACTTTTCCGTCGAAGTACACGCGGCCCTCACCAGTTATGCGCAGGGCATTCTGTTTTCGTCCGACGGCGGTCGCGGTGGAGATCTGCAGATCGGCGAAGATGCCAGCGGTGATTGGGTGGCTTATTTCAGCTACGACGGGAACAATTTCACTTCCGGAACTTCCGGAGGGTATTCGGGCGTTCTTATCGGCTCCGCTCCGGTCGCTCTCGACACCGACTACGATCTAAAGGTGGACGATATCGGCGGCGTCTTCTCGTTCTTTGTCAACGGCGTGGAGGCCGGCACGGGCGTCACCCCAACCGGCACATTCGGCGGCTTTAATGCGATTCATCTTGCGGTCGCCCCCGGCGGCGGCGGACCGAACTACGACGGCCTCGCAAGCGATCTGACGATCACCAGCGGCGTAACCGCCGTGCCCGAGCCAGCGTCGCTCGCGCTGTTTGGCCTAGGTGCAATCGGCCTGCTCGCGGTCGTGCGACGTAGGCGCGGTGTATCCTCCCACGCGTGA
- a CDS encoding methyltransferase domain-containing protein: MAGLLSDYRVFVRQFFRRYHTTGAILPSGRRLASALCHYVGESDGLAGRQILEVGPGTGAVTARLVEVLRPDDDLTLVELNDEFVQHLQTRFASEPGFRAVAGRTQIIHSRLEELAGERRYDRIISGLPLNNFAAAEVEQILGVFGRLLKAGGILSFFEYIAIRRVKVVISGRAERQRLREIGRLLGDLFEHRQIRCDAVWPNVTPAWVHHVRFADAPEDGVAIGRPAR; this comes from the coding sequence ATGGCCGGCCTGCTGAGCGATTATCGCGTGTTCGTGCGGCAATTTTTCCGTCGCTATCATACCACCGGCGCGATTTTGCCGAGCGGACGGCGGCTCGCATCGGCACTATGCCATTATGTCGGCGAAAGCGACGGGCTCGCGGGGCGGCAGATTCTCGAAGTCGGCCCGGGCACCGGGGCCGTCACCGCCCGGCTCGTCGAAGTGCTGCGCCCCGACGACGATCTAACGCTCGTCGAGCTGAACGACGAATTTGTCCAGCACCTCCAAACTCGGTTTGCAAGCGAGCCGGGCTTTCGCGCCGTTGCCGGCCGCACGCAGATTATCCATTCCCGGCTCGAAGAATTGGCCGGCGAACGGCGTTATGACCGGATCATCTCCGGGCTGCCATTGAACAACTTTGCCGCCGCGGAGGTCGAACAAATACTAGGGGTGTTTGGCCGACTGTTGAAGGCCGGCGGTATCCTCTCGTTCTTCGAATACATCGCGATTCGGCGCGTAAAGGTCGTCATCAGCGGTCGGGCCGAGCGGCAGCGGCTCCGCGAAATCGGCCGTTTGCTGGGTGATCTGTTCGAGCATCGCCAAATCCGTTGCGATGCCGTTTGGCCAAACGTCACGCCGGCCTGGGTGCATCATGTGCGGTTTGCCGATGCGCCGGAGGATGGGGTCGCAATCGGTAGGCCGGCGCGGTAG
- a CDS encoding S41 family peptidase, with protein MKSRLLLGVLLVAGAVAPAAWLGWSVRGFAEEPAKSSNTVAMHDDGTLAEPAPKTPAQAASEKREEQEFFEMYKALADTVDQVDRNYVKKIDRRELMEAAIKGVLSKLDPYSSYIGPEDAGRFKDTVENQFGGIGIQIVAEDGQIKVLSPLLGSPAYKAGLQAGDRILKIGGQSAVGMLLDDAVHKLKGDVGTSVSLTVAHAIGGKQETVTVNRELIHVDTVLGDHRKSDDTWDFMLDPERRIGYICITTFSRDTAQDLKKAMIELKAQKLRGLILDLRFNPGGLLTAAVDTCDMFLKEGRIVSTEGRNSPKRVWDATKKSDAYSGFPMVVLVNHYSASASEIVSACLQDHQRAIVIGDRTWGKGSVQNVIELEDGKSLLKLTTASYKRPNGHNIHRFPDSKESDEWGVMPNPGFAVKLSEEEMGELLAERRERDILLPQKKANPPDANNAKPDAKTQAAHDAKKPDAGKSETAKAHDLKPDAGKPEAAKPEAAKADSEKPANDRQLQKAIDYLTTELAKTS; from the coding sequence ATGAAAAGTCGCCTTTTGCTCGGGGTGTTGTTGGTTGCCGGGGCCGTCGCTCCGGCGGCATGGCTTGGGTGGTCGGTGCGTGGGTTTGCCGAAGAACCGGCGAAATCAAGCAACACCGTGGCCATGCACGACGACGGCACGCTCGCCGAACCGGCGCCCAAAACTCCGGCCCAAGCCGCCTCTGAAAAGCGCGAAGAGCAGGAATTCTTCGAAATGTACAAGGCCCTGGCCGACACGGTCGATCAGGTCGATCGCAACTATGTCAAAAAGATCGATCGCCGGGAGTTGATGGAGGCCGCGATCAAGGGAGTGCTCAGCAAGCTCGATCCCTATTCCAGCTACATCGGGCCGGAAGACGCCGGCCGCTTCAAGGATACAGTCGAAAATCAGTTCGGCGGCATCGGTATCCAAATCGTTGCCGAAGATGGGCAAATCAAGGTGCTCAGCCCGCTGCTCGGCAGCCCGGCATACAAGGCCGGTTTGCAGGCCGGCGATCGAATTCTTAAAATTGGCGGCCAATCGGCCGTCGGCATGCTGCTCGACGATGCGGTCCATAAGCTCAAAGGCGACGTGGGCACGAGCGTGTCGCTTACCGTGGCGCATGCCATCGGCGGCAAGCAAGAAACCGTCACGGTCAATCGCGAGTTGATTCATGTCGACACCGTGCTCGGCGATCACCGCAAGAGCGACGACACCTGGGATTTCATGCTCGATCCCGAACGGCGAATCGGCTACATCTGCATCACCACTTTCAGCCGCGATACGGCCCAAGACCTTAAGAAGGCGATGATCGAACTCAAGGCCCAAAAGCTCCGCGGCCTGATCCTCGACCTGCGGTTCAATCCCGGTGGCCTTTTGACCGCCGCGGTCGACACCTGCGATATGTTTCTGAAAGAAGGCCGAATCGTCAGCACCGAAGGGCGCAATTCTCCGAAACGTGTGTGGGATGCAACGAAAAAGTCCGACGCCTACAGCGGCTTCCCGATGGTCGTGCTCGTGAACCACTACAGCGCCAGCGCCAGTGAAATCGTTTCGGCCTGTTTGCAAGACCACCAGCGAGCAATCGTCATCGGCGATCGAACGTGGGGCAAAGGAAGCGTGCAAAACGTCATCGAGCTCGAAGACGGCAAAAGCCTGCTGAAGCTGACCACGGCCAGCTACAAGCGGCCCAACGGACACAACATCCATCGGTTTCCGGATTCGAAGGAATCCGACGAATGGGGCGTCATGCCGAATCCCGGCTTCGCGGTGAAGCTGAGCGAGGAGGAAATGGGCGAACTGCTCGCCGAACGCCGCGAGCGAGACATCTTGCTGCCGCAGAAAAAGGCCAATCCGCCAGACGCCAATAACGCCAAGCCGGATGCAAAAACGCAGGCAGCGCACGACGCCAAGAAGCCCGACGCGGGAAAATCCGAAACGGCCAAAGCACACGATCTGAAACCCGATGCCGGCAAGCCGGAAGCAGCCAAGCCAGAAGCAGCCAAGGCTGACTCGGAAAAACCCGCCAACGATCGTCAGCTTCAAAAGGCAATCGACTATCTCACGACGGAACTGGCCAAGACCTCTTGA
- a CDS encoding metalloregulator ArsR/SmtB family transcription factor, translated as MFRACSDRTRLRMLSLLRGGERCVCDLVDTLRVPQPKASRHLAYLRRAGLVRCRKEGLWSYYCLAPAKTSFHAKLLDCLSCCFEDVPERTDAARRLAARGSRCP; from the coding sequence ATGTTCCGAGCGTGCTCGGACCGAACCCGATTGCGCATGCTGTCTTTGCTTCGCGGCGGCGAACGTTGCGTTTGCGATTTGGTCGACACGCTCCGCGTGCCGCAGCCAAAGGCCTCGCGACATCTGGCCTATCTACGTCGGGCGGGGCTGGTTCGATGCCGCAAGGAAGGCCTCTGGAGCTATTACTGCCTGGCGCCGGCGAAGACCTCCTTCCACGCCAAGTTGTTGGATTGCCTGAGCTGTTGTTTCGAAGACGTGCCCGAGCGGACCGATGCCGCCCGGCGCTTGGCCGCGCGCGGAAGCCGTTGCCCATGA
- a CDS encoding peroxiredoxin: MKKVLSSLMAVGLSFIFGGAKVHAADLKVGDQAPDFSLKGSDGKTHSLKDFEGKQAVVLAWFPKAFTGGCTKECKSFQADSDAIKKFNVAYFTASVDTPEENTKFAESLGVKDYAILADPTRETAKAYGVVNKERGFANRWTFYIGKDGKILAIDKKINTDKAGSQVAAELKKLHIPEKG; this comes from the coding sequence GTGAAAAAGGTTCTTTCGAGTCTCATGGCCGTCGGATTGAGTTTTATTTTCGGCGGCGCCAAAGTGCATGCGGCGGATTTGAAGGTCGGCGATCAGGCGCCCGATTTCTCGCTCAAAGGCTCCGACGGCAAAACGCACAGCCTGAAAGATTTCGAAGGCAAGCAAGCCGTCGTGTTGGCTTGGTTTCCCAAGGCATTCACCGGCGGTTGCACCAAGGAATGCAAATCGTTTCAAGCCGATAGCGATGCGATCAAGAAGTTCAACGTGGCGTATTTCACCGCCAGCGTCGACACTCCGGAGGAAAACACGAAATTTGCCGAATCTCTGGGCGTGAAGGACTATGCGATCCTCGCCGATCCGACGCGCGAAACGGCCAAGGCCTACGGCGTGGTGAACAAGGAGCGTGGCTTCGCCAACCGCTGGACTTTTTACATCGGCAAGGACGGCAAGATTCTGGCCATCGATAAGAAGATCAATACCGACAAGGCCGGCTCTCAGGTGGCCGCCGAATTAAAGAAGTTGCACATCCCGGAAAAGGGATAG